The genomic DNA CAGCCAGCAGTCccctgcaacaaaaatggttgAGAACAAAGGTGAAGGTGATGTTGGATTGGAAGTTTAGAAAGGgggaggacattctgggccaggaAGCCCCTTGGaccaacatttttaaaaaagtagaaTAGAGGATAGGTTTCAAAGAATAGCCAGACTGGAGATGGATGGTGAAGAGGAAGAACTTATAGGGCTGGAAACAGAGGGTACTAGAGAGAGAGATGGCGGAGAATGgtctggagggagagaagagaaagggagagaagttggacatgggGTAGTATagaagaaagggaaaagagatacttgaagggaggacaattgggaagagaaaggcatATATAGTGGACCTGGGGGTGGTGTAGATGGAGGGAGATATATAGGATAGGAGGGTAGGATAGTTAGGAAGATAAAGGGATGGATGGTGGACTTGGGAGAGGCAAGGAGAGAAATGGGataggagggcagttgggaagagaaagggagagaaattggacctggggattggaaggagggaaaaatgttaggtctggggtggaagggagagatgcagcatatctttttttttccctctcaccatccctcccacccattgaTCAGCatcaaggagggagagatggacagtggggagagaggatgaaagatggacccatatgaggaaagagaggtgggataagaagatgtaggggatggagagaaagagacagggagatatagcctgacaAGAGAGGGAGTGGGATTCTGCAAGTGGTGAGCCAGTGGAAGAAGTCAAAAGGGGGATGACAAGATAAGAGAGagaacagtgagtacagtggtagaaatatggtaatggggagtagatagaaggaaacagGAGGCTGGGAAAGATTTAGATGGGAAGTTGAAAAGTAGCTGAAAAtctaaaaaggagaaggatgagaaagagggtgagATTTGAGTGGATAGAAGCAGAATAGCAAAAAGGGACAAAAGCTGAataggaaaaatcaatatgttggagacaggaatAGTGAGGGagtggagcaagagagaagagaagaaaaaatggacagcagacactggaaagagaattagtagaagacagacaaaaagcagaaagagaatctaggaccaagatgatggaaaaacaaaatgtccagacaacaaggtagaaaaaaagtattttatttttaatttattaactggaatatgttagctttgggatacgTGCATCACAAATATATTTGTATTCTATTCAGTAGCATAGACACACAGCTAATTtgggatagggagggaggggctgGAACCCAAAGTAGGTGGGTggccctctaagctgagcaggtgtcctccagctgcattgctaccactagggggtggaatattttcagtcgctaaggacaggtatgctccctggagtcctgcagaacttgcctgtccctcacaattgaaaaatgtgacagtaaaacagcaccctctattggtgagactgtgggtggaggactcctgctcagcttagagggaacagtggtgggcaccaaattttctcccaGCCTGAATGCAAAATAAAAATACTTGAACTGGTGGGGATCCTCAAGCCCTGTCAACTGAAGCCTTCCTCCTCCAGTCTGCTAACCAAAAATCTGCAAGCTTTGCAGCTAGTGGccatatcctcaagctgccactgcttttgtGCATGCGTGAAAGCCAAGGGGGTGGGGAGACAGCAGCAGCAACTCTGAAATACTGTTgcaagctgcagaacttggaaagttctggtcactGGACCTGAAGAGGGGTAGGAAGTGGTCATCAGCTGGTGAGACttgggggatccccaccagctaaagcaagggagatgttcattttgaggagggcctaagctcaaagtgggaggccaaGCCCCCTCTCATagttatgccactgattgtgtttagtacaaaattaaGTACTTGCTGAGATTAACATTTTGAGGTTTCCtgttcagttttggtattcatatttctatttctaatctgTGATCCATTTTTCTGTATTTGGTGGTAgcctgtctgtgttttgtgtgtgaagtcaTTTGAAGTTGTTTTATATGTATGTTGTAGTAATGGTGGGTGGGGTAATTGGGAGAGGAGAAGGTAGAAGAGAGGCCcctctccttaatttctgccctgagccccagcatgtctaaaactggccctgattctgagatatttaatagtgtttaaaaaaaataaaagtgcagaaactttgtGAAAATCTCTTGTATATTTCATTTTCAGATGTAATTAAACTTTTTAATGGTTACTATATATGATGACACCTACTGATTCAAGAATGGTGTTTACAACTTGCTGGAACTATATGTGTACTGACTCTTGGCAATGCCTATTGCCTTGGTACAGGATCTGTTAATACTGTTAATAAGtaaaatgcatccttaaaaactGTTAACAGTGATAAGAAATTGtagatatattattatattatattttgtttcatttttattctttccatctcAGTGGAATATTTGGGAACTGCTCTGTTCAAACTGCTTCTATCCTCTCCTCTTCCATTCACAGACCCCCTAGACACCCACATACACAAAGAGAGGTTGGAATGAATGCTGAGCCATATTCCACATGCTTTCTCTATTTGTTTAAGAGTCAAATATATTCATCTTTAACATAGATATTTTTTTCCCTTCACGGATTTAGAACAATGAAGGTCACTGGTTGTTTCCTGCTCATTGTCCTCCTTGAATCTGGCTTTGTAGCTGCTGATCCTGAAAAGTGCACTATCTCTGACTTACTCACTCTGGAGAGCATATGCAAGTCGAAAGGTAATTATTGCTGAGATCACTATGTGGTTTGATTTTCAAAAAGTTTAGCTGGCCAGCTTAATTGCTAGCCAGCTACATTTCTGCTGTTAAAAATTCTCCCTGCTGATCAGCTGAATTTTTCTACTAAATTCAATACGGAGTCAATTTCAaaattggtcttttttttttttaagttcatgaaATTTTTATTGGTATTCAAAGAACAATAACAGAACAAAAGGAGTATACACCAGATGCGAAATAGATGTTATAACAATAGCTAAGATAGAAAATTAACTTAACAGTCGTTGTCTAAAGGAAAAGTGGTACAGTAAAGCATCCAGGAAtacataaaacataacataagaaaaaagaaagaaaatagtaaTAATAACATAACAAGTATAAATTATACCATAACAGAATAAtcttatatataaaaataaaacccctTCTGACTGACTAATCTTTGTGTATTAAATTGCAAAGTCCACAATATTTAGAAGGGCAAAAAAGAGGTGGCCATGGGTATTCCTGGGCAGGCCTAATGAGGCATATCCTTCCCATCCAAAGACTTATGAGGCCTATCCTTCCTGTGGACTTTATATTCTGTGGATTTTACCAACTGCATTTCATCAGCAGATATGGATTTACttacaggctcataatcaaaacatttaaacatccaaaaaccagcctaagtcggcacttggcgACCTATTAGCCAAGATGTACAAGTACCattaatcaaaaccaactttctagacgtccagcaggacttccaagcCACTGAATGTCCAGAGCCCAAAGGGGTATGTTGGGACATGTGTTATGGGTAAGGTGACAAAACAAAGTCCCTgagagaaaaaacagaaacacACACAGAGGATTCAAAAAACTATGTCCAACAGAAGAATCCACCTTTAAAACTGCAATAATTCATACATTCAGTCATTTAAtaatatatcaaaatattaaataCATAACTCATATGATCAATTAAATGGATGTATGTGGATTTAATTGATCATATGAGAAATGtatttaatattttgatatattaTTGAATGACTGAATGTATGAATTATTGCAGTTTTGAAGGTGGATTCTTCTTAtgggtaaggtgaccatatgtcccgttttcaacgggaccatTCCGTTATTATACCGACCGTTCCGTTGTCCCGACTCaccgcttcgggatgccgaaatgtcctgcGCGGGGACAACTggacaggtgatcgcttcccctccctccagcgctgatTCAAACCTCTGTCCGCCCGCCTTAGCTGCACCTTCTTcctgccgcccagaagccttcttcccgacatcagttatgacgtcggagaggaagttccgggccaaccaggcagcgattggctggcccggaacttcctctccgatgtcagaattgacgtcgggaagaagaaTTGTGGGCTACAAGAAGAAGGTGCAGCAGCGGCGGTGGATGGGGTTTTGAGTTGGTGCTGgagggatggcaggagggaggcaggctttggcgcagcagggaggaagggagggaggcaggcaggctgtcttcgggggagggagtgagacaaaggctggaaggcagtgagggggacataggaaggaggcactgaggacattaAGGATATAGGaaagagcactgggggcactaaggacacaggaaggggcactgggagcactaaggaaatgggaaggaggcactgagtgcactaagacaggaaggggcattaaggacataggaaggaggcactgggggcactaaggatataggaaggggcactaagacatgggaaagatgcactgggggcactaaggacaaaggaaggggcactgggggcactaaggacataggaaggaggcactgggggtactaaggatataggaaggggcactaaggacataggaaggaggcactgagggcattaaggacatatgaaagaggcactgtgggcactaaggacataggaaggaggcactggaggaactaaggacatgggaaggatgcactgagggcactaatgacataggaaggggcactaaggacataggaaggaggcactgggggcactaatgacacagtaaggggcactgggggcactaaggacatgggaaggaggcactggaggcactaaggacatgggaaggaaggagggagggaatagaaatggacaattgttgggcctgagtgcagaaagaaagaaatgaaagaaaagatgcagtcagaaggaaacgcaaccagagactcatgatatCAGTATTGACTCCTTCCCAATTCAAATGAATAACAAAGTTAAACTTCTCGGAGTCATTCTAGATAGGGACCTTACCTTTCATCAACAAGTTAGTGcagttatctaatataataaaaggctaagctgcgcatgcgcattcacatcgcgtgttccgttttccatgcgctgtagggccctgcaggtaggagtgcgcatatgcgcggaggctgtcggccgcggcggctcttgCCACCTTAAGGATAAAGCCAAGAACCGTTCCTTCCTGTAAGTTTACAAAGTTTGCCAAGTTTGCCGCCGCCTCCGACGCCGTTCCTTCATGTTTTCAAACTCGCGCACCACTGCTCCCTTAATGTCTTTGCTTCCCAattctatttccctccctcccttcctgtaagtttgCCGCCACCTCCGACGCCGTTCCTTCATGTTTTTAAACTCGTGTACCTCTGCTCCCTTTATGTCTTTTCAGACGCAGTACCCAAaacccccgttgagcctcccagtCGCACCTAACCTCCCTACTCTAGCAgcgtccgaggcacagtaaacacgctgcttcggcccttctactgtcctgatttcctctgccacgtccctgatgacatcatcagagatgcggcagaggaaattagggcagtagaaggcccgaaACAGCGTGTTTACTATGCCTCAGATGCTGCTGGAGCAACCTTAACCCTTTGGAAGCCTTTCCAACCAATGCCGTGCCTGTTCCCACTGCACCGCAATAAGACCCAAACTTTGGGCTGCTGCCTTTGCTCGGCTGTTGACAAAAATGGAAATGAAGGCCATACAGAGGAAGACTTTGTTCTCAGGAGCTGTCGATTTGCTGCCACACGCCCGCAGAAATGTGACTGTCTTCAAGCTCATTGATTTctacacccctgctgtaaaccaggggacagctttttttttttttttttttttataattttgaatacattacaatatccaataattcaaaggaaaatcacataaaacaatacataatccaaccatacatacataattccttttaagcccacattaatggggagtacaTCTTActattaattaaataaaattcaagaaagtaaaggacaataattctcggttCACACTagagaaccttgaatcattccttaagaTGGGATATTATTTgtattaattctcctcatattctcagctaggtgaaacaaatctcatttctattctcttgcaactaaaaattgttgtagttgtataggatcccaaaaggcgtactcaatatcttgtaacttaaccaaacatttacagggaaatttcaggtaaaaggttgcctccagtgccaacactctacctttcaatttcaaaaattatttcctcctcaaCTGAGTGGTTCtagatacatccggaaaaatcctagccaaatccccacaaaatttcattaacctgtttttgaagtaaagtttcattatcaacatcttatccatctcgctcatgcatgttattaccagggtggactGACTCTGAATaacatcctgtgtatcttccaaaaattcagtcaaatttacctctggtgtggtcagatggtccacctcctggacAGATTCAACTTTTTTTGGAGGaatgtaataataattatttattggaaaattctccacattggccattcccagtacttctttgaaaaacttccttaatagaatttcaggtgacaataaatgagttactggaaaattgaccaagcggagatttttcactctgttcatattctccatagattcaattttagaatgtatcactgtagaatctttaacagctgataccgagacagcttgtaaattattacattgagtttcAATAGCATTTAATCATTTATCCAAACAACCTAGGTtagaatccacattttctaatttagaagaaactaACTGAGAAAAATCTCCCATTTGTTTCATCATTGTCCTGAGagacccttcaactctagatattCCTAACCATAAGTCCTTTaaagtaatatcctgtgtttcctctgtTCGTGGGTTTtcatccactcctccaaaaaaaaTCAATGGTTTAGTTATTTCAACATATACTAATTTACTTGTATGGGTAGATGAAACCACTTGAGCATCGGATATAGTAGGGtttatattcctactatcactgggtaccgggtgaaggggaggagtccgATCGAGGGGACTTATTGAAGGAGGAATCAACATTTAATGGTACCACAGGTGGGATTATCAGAAAATAATGTTAAATGTCTGTCCATTGGACCACATACCACTGGTGTAGAGctttttggtttaatttttcttttccccatattcaAACAGTCATATAAAAAATTATAGGAAAAAGTTATTACCAGCCGATTCCAGCTCCCGGACCCCttgtggctccaaggggctcccaaggggccttcggccacgccctgcggccgcaaaCACGGCGGCAGCTTGTTTTTAAAATGtaggagacggacccgatgacgtcagggggtccgtctctgtaggtGCCTGTTGGCGTTAGTGAAGGAGAGTcaaaaccgctgctgcaggagaccgGGACCGGCAACAAGCCCCTCAGTGATATCCTCCGAGTAAGAGCAAGACTCCCAGTACAACCGCAGCGGCGGCTTGTTTCTAAAGTGtaggagacggacccgatgacgtcagggggtccatCTCTGTAGGTGCCTGTCGGCATTAGTGAAGGAGAGTCAAAACCGCTGTTGCAGGAGACCGGGACCGGCAACAAGCCCCTCAGTGATATCCTCCGGGTAAGAGCAAGACTCCCTCAGGGGACAGCTTAATGCGGCTCAGAATGATGGCTTTGAGTTGCTTTGGGGAGAATAGGCCACAGCATTTAAGTGCTTCTGCCTGCGCTATCTGGGATGGTTCTAACAGATGTTGAGCACTGTGTACACCATAGACATGAAAAGAATGAGACTGGGTGTTGAATACGAACTGTTACCAGCTGCGCTTACAGCACCAAGCGCTGCAGCTGTGGCGAGACAGTATTTAAAGTTTCAGAGACAGAAATGGCTCTCTGAAAAAGAGAAATTATATGTTTTGCCTCTGGTCTGTAACCcttggagtgggggtggggtgggcgggtttaaatggaaatatgctgctctgagggatgggaaggaggcaggcaggctggctttaggggggtgtttttttttaaatggaaacatgcttctCAGGGGATGGGAGGCAGCCAGAGAGAAacaaaggagagagaaacaaagaaaaaaaaagaaacaaagaaaaaaaaaaccagacagacagacatctactctagcacccgttaatgtaacgggcttaaaaactagtacagaaatgttttcataagcttaggctcatccgttctatttcttcttttcttgatcACTCCTCCATTAACATCTtgattcactccctagtaatttcaaccattgattattgcaatgccctctaTCAGGGCATAACACAGAAAGAGATCCATTGTTTACAAttattgcaaaacactgctgttaaattaatctatcatgGAAAACAattttgaccatgtcacccctctcctccgtaaagcacattggctacctgtcTCTCATCGTCTATCCTATAAAATATTCTTTcttactttcaaaacaaaaaactctaatcAACCGGTGTTGATAGACAAGGGTCCTCCATTCAAATACTCAAAATCTACTCTCTATACCGTCGATACGGGTATTATTTCACGACACTACTCGCAAAaccattttctctgttaccgcCCCCTCTTTGTGACATTCGATTGGAGAACTCCCtcggaaaatttaaaaccaaacttaaaaccttcctctttaaagatgctttcactcTTTAGCACCAGCCCTCAACTTCTAACTTCCTGACTTATATGTAGCTTTGAAACAGCTAACACTTCTTCTGAAGCGATCCCCCTTCCTAATGTCTTTACCACTCCTCATTCaccatccttttttaataatttttacttCTATGCATTTTAAataacctttccctcccctaatttccttctgtttcatgtacgttaatctgaatttgtccaatatttttaatattttatgaattattgttttaatttacttattttaactgtttcctataattttttataatgtacaccgtctagacatgtatttttatagacagtatatcaaaaataaagaaacttgaaacttgatcagcaGACagctgattttattttcaatttagtgatcaaaatgtcagttttgagaatttatatctgctgtctatattttgcactatatttgtctatttttctatagttactgaggtgacactgcatattttaaagtcatctgccttgacatctttgaaaacaccctaaatataaatgataattaacattttctctgcgtatagtgtgctttgtggtttttaaaattttatggttatcattatgaattcataagatatgtgtacaagaaaaatgaatggaagaaattgggggtgggattgggggcagagctagggcaggattgggggcggaactaacaattaatagatgtcccattttgatgaaaaaaataaatggtcacgttagttatgGGTGATCTTAAACCtggacatcttgcagcaataattgaaactttcCCAGGACATCCAAGGCAGAACTTACTTATACCTGATTTATatgtgtctaagggctccttttacgaagccgcgttagcagctttatcgcaccgCAACTTtctatcacgcgctaaccctcacgctagccaaaaaactaccgcctgctcatgaggaggcggttGCGGCTAGCATGGTCGgtggtttagcacgtgctattacgcgcgttaaaccgctaacgcggcttcgtaaaaggagccctaagtgtagcaAAGATGACCAAACTGACAAATTGATCACTGGAGGATTCAAGGCATGccaccttactcccccagtggtcatgaccccctcccaccacccattTAAGGAAAAATCAGTAGGCCTCCTATCAGTTGATCATTGCAgcagaatccccatcagctgagccagtttagGGATTTCctgatggctcagctgatcgggattccctcctgccaggatttatttatttttttattttatttaagcatttatataccacttatagtctaagtggtttacattcaggtactcaagcatttttccctatctgtcctggcaggctcacactctatctaatgtccctCAAAGGCACCAATCCCCTAGTCCCCTACACAGAAAGCCCCCGCACTACATCCCTCCCCCACATTCTCTGACATCCCCACATATTCCTGACATTCCCCATACCCCCTACCCCTCTTTGCTTTCGGTACAAAAATCATcaggagggatactcactccctcctgccaccaggccCCATTGAACCCTGACACTCTACCCCAAACCACAGGACTAGATCTCATAATCACTCTGGCATGTTTTCTTCTGTATTTCAGAATCTACATGTAATTGCAAACTGGCATGCACTGATGTAGTTGCTAATGGGGCACTTGCAACTTGTCCTACAGGTGAgaaatctctctgtctctcttgtctctctggaaatatttcacaaaaataaaatcaactaAAGCAATATCAATTAATTTGTTAGGTAAAGATAATTATTTTGCAAACAACTATTTAAAGATGCACACTTTAAGGCAGAGATGTCCAACCCGCGGCCCATGGGGCGCATGCAGCCCAACAAGGTGTTTTGTGTGGCCCAGCTTGAGGGCGATGTGGCGTTTTGCTCATTTCCGCCCCCTGttgtttaccttctggctggctccttcctccttcttgcacaaagccacaggcggcAGTTCCTTTCCTCTGATGTTGGTCCAACATCAgacagaaggcttctggttcagctgTGGGACATGCATATGAACCACTGCCCATGGCTATGAGCAGAGAAATGACCATGGCTTtgtggaggagggagccagccagaaggtaaatacccaccggagggaggcacagaatggaaggagtaagggagggagggagaagggtgtgttgggacttcagaaggagggagggagaacaaactttggacaaatgatggaaggaggaggaagagagcatGAACgtgggacacagaatgaagggaaggaggtaggggAGAATGAACCATtgaatggaagaatggagggattgagggaaagagatgctgaggtgagggagggaatagaaagggagaattatagaaagggagaatttggtgtcagagagggaaagagagatggtgcacatggggagatgtttttaaaggagacattacttaaaaaaaaaaaaaaaagtacaaaatatcaaaaacaattttaaagaGACACTGGAGAggagcccaaaaaagcagtaatactcaCCCTgcctgagtgatcctccacgtgcaccgctGATAGTTGCTTCAGCATACCCGCTCTGATGAGGTTCGCCTCTGAAAAGGCTCACCATAgttgtaatagaagtgaatgggagaaccaggcttCTGCTGTCAGCGGCGCACATGAGGATCGCTCAggcagggtaagtattactgcttttttggattCTTCTCCACAGTATTCCTTTAATGAAAGTTTATTATTAGATaagtacatcttctatattagtgattaaACAAATTTGGGACCTactcaaccttttttttctttgctccTCAACTAGCTTTAATGTTTGTGTGGCCCCCAGACAAATTTTTTCTTCCAatacggcccagggaagccaaaaggttggacacccctgctttaaggaaTACTCAAGTGTCTCCCTCAGGGAATGCTCAGGCAGAAAATATTTGCCTGAGGAAGGAACCTGGTGGTGATCAGGATTTTGCTGACATCTGCTGGTGTTAAACTTAGAAATTCAATaccgggccatgtctgggcaccagcattgaatttcaggGTTTCTGAAGTCAGCTAATGTATAGCCGGttagtgcaatattcagcatttaactggttaTGAGTTATCACataacccccttttttacaaaactgcgttaggct from Geotrypetes seraphini chromosome 9, aGeoSer1.1, whole genome shotgun sequence includes the following:
- the LOC117366298 gene encoding resistin-like beta, which gives rise to MKVTGCFLLIVLLESGFVAADPEKCTISDLLTLESICKSKESTCNCKLACTDVVANGALATCPTGNIPTSCSCGMACGSWDIRNGTSCHCQCNNMDWTSARCCNLK